The following are from one region of the Actinopolyspora halophila DSM 43834 genome:
- the fxlM gene encoding methyltransferase, FxLD system → MNTEATAASAQELRARMVEKVRGDGFATNPRVERVLRQMPRHEFVPEADLQTAYHPFEAVITHRFADGTSLSCASAPFVVAMMLDQLDVHPGHRVLEIGAGTGYNAALLAELTGDSQLVTTIDADPEVTEQARRNLDAAGYGHMHVVTGDGTHGVPENGPYDRIIATVSPWDIPPSWWQQLAPAGRMVLPLRWRGQTRAVALAERGGKLVSDGVELCGFVPLTGDTEGERTAPITNDGTVSLHWDRDQPIDPSKLRGVLDTPHTSRWSGHMMVANEPFDGIWLRLTAEDSRTCRINAHPNVPRELVAPLAPMRSPALADGESLAYVTQHRHRTEEGSRWELGAIGHGPNAAALADRLVEVIGHWAHAREQRPTIIACPAEAASTEHDHGTTIEKRHSRVAVTYAPEPDQPAENHRRF, encoded by the coding sequence ATGAACACCGAGGCCACCGCCGCATCAGCGCAGGAACTGCGTGCCCGCATGGTCGAGAAAGTCCGGGGAGACGGCTTCGCGACGAACCCGCGCGTGGAACGCGTGCTCCGGCAGATGCCCCGCCACGAGTTCGTCCCCGAGGCCGACCTCCAGACCGCCTACCACCCGTTCGAAGCTGTCATCACCCACCGGTTCGCCGACGGCACCTCCCTGTCGTGCGCCTCCGCCCCGTTCGTGGTGGCGATGATGCTCGACCAGCTCGACGTGCACCCCGGTCACCGCGTACTCGAGATCGGCGCGGGCACCGGCTACAACGCCGCACTGCTGGCCGAACTCACCGGTGACTCCCAACTCGTGACCACCATCGACGCAGACCCCGAGGTGACCGAGCAGGCACGCCGCAACCTCGACGCTGCCGGATACGGCCACATGCACGTCGTCACCGGCGACGGCACCCACGGCGTGCCCGAGAACGGCCCGTACGACCGGATCATCGCCACCGTCTCCCCCTGGGACATTCCCCCGAGCTGGTGGCAGCAGCTCGCCCCCGCCGGGCGGATGGTGCTGCCGCTGCGCTGGCGCGGCCAAACCCGCGCAGTGGCGCTGGCCGAGCGGGGCGGAAAGCTCGTCTCCGATGGTGTGGAGCTGTGCGGCTTCGTCCCCCTGACCGGGGACACCGAAGGCGAACGAACCGCGCCGATCACCAACGACGGCACCGTGAGCCTGCACTGGGACCGCGACCAGCCGATCGACCCCTCCAAGCTGCGTGGCGTGCTCGACACCCCGCACACCAGTCGCTGGTCCGGGCACATGATGGTCGCCAACGAGCCCTTCGACGGGATCTGGTTGCGGCTGACCGCCGAAGACAGCCGCACCTGCCGCATCAACGCGCACCCGAACGTGCCCCGCGAGCTGGTCGCCCCACTGGCACCGATGCGCTCCCCCGCACTCGCCGACGGCGAGTCGCTGGCCTACGTGACCCAGCACCGGCACCGCACCGAGGAAGGGTCCCGATGGGAACTCGGCGCGATCGGTCACGGACCAAACGCCGCCGCACTGGCCGACCGGCTGGTCGAGGTGATCGGACACTGGGCACACGCCCGCGAGCAGCGGCCCACCATCATCGCCTGCCCCGCGGAGGCGGCAAGCACCGAGCACGATCACGGCACCACCATCGAGAAACGCCACAGTCGAGTCGCCGT
- a CDS encoding lanthionine synthetase C family protein encodes MNEQERRAQSLADGPAGTVLLERERGTCCPDGIRTMLSTPVRAHPEQATLFEGAPAVAFALAANGPSRALTTLDGHIETITRSRLDAAHCRIDHGELPDKGEYDLMAGLTGLGTYLLRRHGPGPLLRDVLTYLVRLTEPRPDGLPGWWAAHGPTGAERGWDGGHGNLGISHGIAGPLALLAQTARAGIHVAGQSHALSRILTWLDQWRHDTESGTWWPGVLSRAEHDDGQAQRQAPPRPSWCYGTPGIARAQHLAGLALGDTERQHRTENTLAGCLADNGQLAQFTDVSLCHGWAGLLHTTWRMSQHAPRLRAHLPMLIERLTNRLDEHYSPGAGLLTGEAGARLALHTATTDQVPVTRWDACLLLDG; translated from the coding sequence GTGAACGAACAGGAGCGGCGAGCACAGTCCCTCGCGGACGGACCGGCCGGGACCGTGCTGCTGGAACGGGAACGGGGCACGTGCTGCCCGGACGGAATTCGGACGATGCTCTCCACCCCGGTGAGGGCACACCCGGAGCAGGCGACCCTGTTCGAGGGCGCTCCGGCAGTGGCGTTCGCGCTGGCCGCGAACGGGCCGTCCCGCGCCCTGACCACATTGGACGGGCACATCGAGACGATCACCCGATCCCGCCTCGACGCGGCCCACTGTCGTATCGACCACGGCGAGCTGCCCGACAAGGGCGAGTACGACCTGATGGCCGGACTCACCGGACTCGGGACGTACCTCCTGCGTCGCCACGGCCCTGGCCCGCTCCTGCGGGACGTGCTGACCTATCTCGTACGACTCACCGAACCCCGCCCGGACGGTCTTCCCGGCTGGTGGGCCGCGCACGGCCCGACAGGCGCTGAGCGCGGCTGGGACGGCGGGCACGGCAACCTCGGGATCTCCCACGGAATCGCGGGACCGCTCGCTCTGCTCGCCCAAACCGCCCGAGCAGGCATCCACGTCGCCGGGCAGTCCCACGCCCTGTCCCGCATCCTCACCTGGCTCGACCAGTGGCGCCACGACACCGAGAGCGGCACGTGGTGGCCCGGAGTCCTCTCCCGAGCAGAGCACGACGACGGACAGGCGCAGCGACAGGCCCCGCCGCGTCCCTCATGGTGCTACGGCACCCCGGGAATCGCTCGCGCGCAGCACCTCGCCGGGCTCGCGCTCGGCGACACCGAGCGGCAGCATCGCACCGAGAACACCCTCGCCGGGTGTCTCGCCGACAACGGGCAGCTCGCCCAGTTCACAGACGTCTCCCTCTGCCACGGGTGGGCGGGGCTGCTGCACACCACCTGGCGCATGAGCCAGCACGCCCCGCGGCTCCGCGCGCACCTGCCGATGCTGATCGAACGACTCACGAACCGGCTGGACGAGCACTACTCACCGGGAGCGGGCCTGCTCACCGGAGAAGCAGGAGCCCGGCTGGCGCTGCACACCGCCACCACCGATCAGGTCCCCGTCACGCGGTGGGATGCCTGCCTGCTGCTGGACGGTTGA